The Glandiceps talaboti chromosome 9, keGlaTala1.1, whole genome shotgun sequence genome window below encodes:
- the LOC144440408 gene encoding uncharacterized protein LOC144440408 produces the protein MATASIRIVESTLFGLSYQLLAAVVALVIGIVVALIVVGIIIYCVWKKRQQKEEEEERKITRTIEESTVSANVGSGNRNGVQPYGKDDKYDYYIVYNGGKHNRSAKPGKHRHSSKGKQNIIVPYNGNTQLLDRSLPPIPLGVPPPYYQDDEHDRHKRRKRRRRRHRRHSDDEYDDDYDKHRHSRRSRSESRDKDDRGRNDDYAVPKKRRSRRRDRDSDNKRSRSEPPRSSTRKQRDDDNRRR, from the exons ATGGCAACCGCCAGTATAAGAATTGTTG aatCAACCTTGTTTGGTCTTAGTTATCAATTACTTGCTGCTGTGGTTGCCTTGGTGATAGGTATTGTTGTTGCACTGATCGTCGTTGGCATAATCATATATTGTGTTTGGAAGAAGAGGCAGCAGAAGGAAg AGGAAGAAGAAAGGAAGATCACCCGTACAATTGAAGAGTCTACAGTATCAGCTAATGTTGGCAGTGGTAATAGAAATGGAGTCCAACCTTATGGCAAAGATGATAAATATGATTACTATATTGTCTATAATGGAGGCAAACATAACAGAAGTGCAAAACCTGGAAAACATCGACATAGCAGTAAAGGTAAACAAAATATCATCGTTCCATACAATGGGAATACACAACTCCTGGATCGATCCCTGCCTCCCATACCATTAGGTGTACCACCACCTTATTACCAGGATGATGAACACGACCGACATAAGCGTCGAAAACGTCGTCGTCGACGTCATCGTCGCCATAGTGATGATGAgtatgatgatgattatgataaACACCGACATAGCAGACGTTCGCGTTCAGAGTCAAGGGATAAGGACGATAGAGGGCGCAATGATGACTATGCAGTGCCAAAGAAACGAAGATCGAGAAGGCGAGACAGAGATAGCGACAATAAGCGAAGTCGCTCCGAACCTCCCCGATCATCCACCAGGAAACAGCGAGATGACGACAATAGACGGAGATGA